A genomic window from Parasteatoda tepidariorum isolate YZ-2023 chromosome 10, CAS_Ptep_4.0, whole genome shotgun sequence includes:
- the LOC107442849 gene encoding uncharacterized protein, whose protein sequence is MLLILFLRLALLPVFIYGEECTLHELHACLESLQSVTQNNDLALVTTKEELLAVCRKLKDSVGCVDNHMKHCFSPTQTKVFNSLVSGARQFLSELCVIGPIQEAYLKHAPCFQNVSLSENKCAPKYRHLMQLSENVEEQRNVDDGLRESCCAFNEFVLCKYEHVRKDCGLYAAEFLQQHLDRISSPLIHEHCAHYMYATNACVKSSSASNLAYNSVLKTLFALQLIFIYRILRLN, encoded by the exons tgtttatATACGGAGAAGAGTGTACCCTGCACGAATTGCATGCTTGTTTAGAGTCTTTGCAATCAGTTACACAAAACAACGATTTAGCACTTGTTACTACCAAAGAAGAGCTTTTAGCTGTTTGCAG aaaacttAAGGACAGCGTTGGTTGTGTGGATAATCACATGAAGCATTGTTTCTCACCTACGCAGACCAAAGTTTTCAACAGTTTGGTGTCGGGAGCAAGGCAGTTTCTTTCAGAGCTCTGCGTTATTGGTCCAATACAAGAAG CATACTTAAAACACGCCCCATGTTTCCAAAATGTCTCGCTGTCCGAGAATAAATGTGCGCCTAAATATAGACATCTCATGCAGCTGTCTGAAAATGTAGAAGAACAAAGAAATGTTGATGATGGACTCAGGGAGTCTTGCTG cgCATTCAACGAATTTGTTTTGTGCAAATATGAACACGTCCGAAAAGACTGTGGATTGTATGCAGCTGAGTTCTTACAACAGCATTTAGATCGCATATCTAGCCCATTAATTCACGAGCATTGTGCACATTACATGTACGCAACCAATGCATGTGTGAAATCCTCATCAGCAAGCAATTTGGCTtacaattcagttttaaaaactttatttgctctacaattaatatttatctatcGAATACTTAGATTAAATTGA